Proteins encoded by one window of Chthoniobacterales bacterium:
- the lpxA gene encoding acyl-ACP--UDP-N-acetylglucosamine O-acyltransferase translates to MKIHPTAIVEDGAVLGPEVEVGPYASIGREAVVGAGCRILAHAVLAGRVTLGERNLVGYGAVLGAPPQDLGYDETMASEVRIGDGNTFREYVTVHRGSRDGHATTVGDGNFVMVGVHIGHDGRIGDRTIIANNCLLAGHVEIGDRAVLGGGTAFHQHMRVGRLAMVCGGTRFSRDIVPFAMGDGENLLAGLNVIGMRRAGFASETRLEIKRAFRLIFRSGRNLHDALEEADGTEWGAEARELLDFVRTSKRGVCVDQPRNGSAPPDDEA, encoded by the coding sequence GTGAAAATTCATCCCACCGCCATCGTCGAGGACGGGGCCGTGCTCGGCCCGGAGGTCGAAGTCGGTCCCTATGCATCCATCGGCCGGGAAGCCGTTGTCGGCGCCGGTTGCCGCATCCTTGCGCATGCCGTCCTTGCCGGGCGGGTGACCCTCGGCGAACGCAATCTCGTCGGCTATGGCGCCGTGCTCGGAGCGCCGCCGCAGGATCTCGGCTACGACGAGACGATGGCGAGCGAGGTGCGGATCGGCGACGGGAACACCTTCCGCGAATACGTGACCGTGCATCGAGGATCCCGCGACGGCCATGCGACTACCGTTGGCGACGGCAATTTTGTGATGGTCGGCGTGCACATCGGCCATGACGGCCGGATCGGCGATCGCACGATCATCGCGAACAACTGTCTGCTCGCCGGCCACGTGGAAATCGGCGATCGCGCCGTGCTCGGCGGCGGCACGGCGTTCCACCAGCACATGCGGGTCGGCCGGTTGGCGATGGTCTGTGGCGGCACGCGTTTCAGTCGCGACATCGTGCCGTTCGCGATGGGCGACGGGGAGAACCTGCTCGCGGGATTGAATGTGATCGGAATGCGCCGGGCGGGATTTGCGAGCGAGACGCGCCTCGAAATCAAGCGCGCCTTCCGGTTGATTTTCCGGTCCGGAAGAAACCTGCACGATGCCCTCGAGGAGGCCGACGGCACGGAGTGGGGCGCCGAGGCGCGCGAGCTGCTCGACTTCGTCCGCACCTCGAAGCGCGGCGTCTGCGTCGATCAGCCCCGAAACGGATCCGCCCCGCCGGACGACGAGGCGTGA
- a CDS encoding IMP dehydrogenase, with product MEFYHDADSFFPSCQPSGLTFDDVSLATRYSDVLPRDTNLAVTLSDQLALQIPVISSDMDTVTESRMAIQMALNGGLGLIHYNMPDEAQVKEVARVKNHIHGFIQEPIKASPTQKVGEVLDFMEKRGFRFSTFPVVDDEGRLLGLLSGSVVRERYRDRLVSEAMTPRSALFTLPESEIRKQPIETADRFFTEHMGIHKLLVVDDSDRLRGLFTLSDIERIGEESRRIVKPARDAKLRLVCGAAISPHRKPDGTLDRDRIVSHVGDLIAEGIDAIAVSTAHGFSKGVGDAVRLLREEFPDLTLIAGNVTCGDGVEFLAEAGANCIKIGQGPGSICTTRIVAGVGIPQMTALYVASRAAARVGVRTIADGGITKSGDMVKALTQADAVICGGLLAGCDEAPGRIIEIGGKLYKQYRGMGSREAMKEGSAARYGHERKDATTKAAPEGIEALKEAAGPLDNVLRELIGGVQAGMGYLGAKDLGELRKKALFVRVTPAGQRESAPHDVLTVTTSKEATNAPRA from the coding sequence ATGGAATTCTACCACGACGCCGATTCCTTCTTTCCAAGCTGCCAGCCTTCCGGCCTGACGTTTGACGACGTCTCCCTGGCCACTCGTTACTCCGACGTTCTGCCCCGCGACACGAATCTCGCGGTCACGCTCTCCGACCAGCTCGCCCTGCAGATTCCCGTGATCTCGTCCGACATGGATACCGTCACGGAGTCACGCATGGCCATCCAGATGGCCCTCAACGGCGGCCTCGGCCTCATCCATTACAACATGCCCGACGAGGCGCAGGTGAAGGAGGTCGCCCGGGTGAAAAATCACATCCACGGCTTTATTCAGGAGCCGATCAAGGCTTCCCCGACGCAAAAGGTCGGCGAGGTGCTCGATTTCATGGAAAAGCGCGGATTCCGCTTCAGCACCTTTCCCGTGGTGGACGACGAAGGCCGGCTGCTGGGCCTGCTTTCCGGATCGGTCGTCCGCGAGCGTTACCGCGATCGGCTTGTTTCCGAGGCAATGACCCCGCGCTCCGCGCTTTTCACGCTCCCCGAGAGCGAGATTCGCAAACAGCCGATCGAGACCGCGGACCGCTTCTTCACGGAGCACATGGGCATCCACAAGCTCCTCGTCGTCGATGATTCCGACCGCCTGCGCGGGCTCTTCACGCTGAGCGACATCGAGCGCATCGGCGAGGAATCCCGCCGCATCGTGAAACCGGCCCGCGACGCGAAGCTGCGCCTGGTCTGCGGCGCCGCTATCTCACCGCACCGCAAGCCCGATGGCACGCTCGATCGCGACCGCATCGTCTCGCACGTGGGAGATCTCATCGCGGAAGGCATCGACGCGATCGCCGTCTCGACCGCCCACGGCTTTTCCAAGGGCGTTGGCGACGCCGTGCGTCTGCTTCGCGAAGAGTTCCCCGACCTCACGCTCATCGCGGGTAACGTCACCTGCGGCGACGGCGTCGAGTTCCTCGCCGAGGCTGGCGCAAACTGCATCAAGATTGGCCAGGGACCGGGCTCCATCTGCACCACTCGCATCGTCGCGGGTGTCGGCATCCCGCAGATGACCGCGCTCTACGTGGCCTCACGCGCCGCGGCCAGGGTCGGTGTTCGCACGATCGCCGACGGAGGCATCACGAAATCCGGCGACATGGTGAAGGCTCTTACCCAGGCGGACGCCGTGATCTGCGGCGGCCTGCTGGCCGGCTGCGACGAGGCGCCGGGCCGCATCATCGAGATCGGCGGCAAGCTCTACAAACAGTATCGGGGCATGGGCAGCCGCGAGGCGATGAAGGAAGGCTCGGCCGCCCGCTACGGGCACGAGCGCAAGGACGCGACGACGAAAGCGGCGCCGGAAGGCATCGAGGCGCTCAAGGAAGCCGCCGGCCCGCTCGACAACGTGCTGCGAGAATTGATCGGCGGCGTGCAGGCCGGAATGGGCTATCTCGGCGCGAAGGACCTTGGCGAATTGCGGAAGAAGGCCCTCTTTGTGCGAGTGACGCCCGCGGGGCAGCGGGAATCCGCGCCCCACGACGTGCTGACCGTGACAACCTCGAAAGAGGCCACCAACGCTCCCCGGGCTTAG
- a CDS encoding OmpH family outer membrane protein, with the protein MIQKSIRTLLLIGTIGAVAPLAHAELKVATIDMNRVFTEYYKTKDAEAKLNEQRAGAKKEFDDRIETLKKSMEEITKLNAKIESPELSKDAKDAILKDRETKVAEARNLDKEVNEFKGTRERQLQEQFLRMRKDIIDDIMKVVTARVSSAGYDLVFDKSGLSMGQIPVVIYSRDDMDFSKDIISKLNANAPKVKPSAQ; encoded by the coding sequence ATGATCCAGAAATCCATCCGCACGCTCCTTCTCATCGGCACGATTGGCGCCGTTGCTCCCTTGGCCCACGCCGAGTTGAAGGTCGCGACCATCGACATGAACCGCGTCTTCACCGAATACTACAAGACGAAGGACGCCGAGGCTAAGCTCAACGAGCAGCGCGCGGGAGCGAAGAAGGAATTCGACGATCGCATCGAGACGCTCAAGAAGAGCATGGAGGAGATCACCAAACTCAACGCGAAGATCGAGAGCCCGGAGCTGAGCAAGGACGCGAAAGACGCCATCCTCAAGGATCGCGAGACCAAGGTCGCCGAGGCCCGCAACCTCGACAAGGAAGTCAACGAGTTCAAGGGCACCCGCGAGCGCCAGCTCCAGGAGCAGTTCCTCCGCATGCGCAAGGACATCATCGACGACATCATGAAGGTCGTGACCGCCCGCGTCTCCTCGGCGGGCTACGATCTCGTGTTCGACAAGTCCGGCCTCAGCATGGGCCAGATCCCGGTTGTCATCTATTCCCGCGACGACATGGACTTCAGCAAGGACATCATCTCGAAGCTGAATGCGAACGCTCCCAAGGTGAAGCCCTCGGCCCAGTAA
- the larC gene encoding nickel pincer cofactor biosynthesis protein LarC, translating into MRTLFLDCFSGISGDMAVGALCDLGVEQTHLAQELAKLRLGDEFHLHFSRQSRRHIEGVKFDVHLHSHPHEGHSHEHAHEHPHDDPHSHGRSFADIRTLLEGSALSPFVKSRALAVFQRIAIAEGKIHGMPPADVHFHEVGAVDSIVDIVAFCVGVEALGAPRVLASSLFEGTGFIHCAHGHFPLPAPATLEILAGIPLRQVEEPMEFITPTGAALLAEFAEGFAPMPALAVTRIGYGVGTRDTPKRPNVLRAVLGETAEAPESDTVTEIETNLDDLPPELLAAATERLLEAGALDVFVAPISMKKNRPAFRLTVLAVPERADEFARLILRETSAFGVRMHDCRRLKLRREIAPVATPFGPIDIKRGWLGNELVQAAPEFESCRRAAVAAGASVREVYLAAQAAARD; encoded by the coding sequence ATGCGCACTTTGTTTCTAGACTGTTTTTCGGGCATCAGCGGCGACATGGCCGTGGGAGCTCTTTGTGATCTGGGGGTGGAGCAGACACATCTCGCGCAGGAGCTCGCGAAGCTCAGGCTCGGCGACGAATTCCATCTCCACTTTTCCCGGCAAAGCCGCCGACACATCGAGGGCGTGAAGTTCGACGTGCATCTCCACTCCCACCCGCACGAGGGCCATTCCCATGAGCATGCCCACGAACATCCCCACGACGACCCCCACTCACACGGTCGGAGCTTTGCCGATATCCGGACGCTCCTCGAGGGCAGCGCCCTTTCGCCGTTCGTGAAGTCGCGGGCGCTCGCCGTTTTTCAACGCATCGCCATCGCGGAGGGAAAGATTCACGGCATGCCGCCCGCGGACGTTCATTTTCACGAAGTCGGCGCGGTCGATTCCATCGTCGACATCGTCGCCTTCTGCGTCGGGGTCGAGGCGTTGGGCGCGCCGCGCGTGCTCGCATCGTCGCTTTTCGAGGGCACCGGCTTCATTCACTGCGCTCACGGCCACTTCCCCCTCCCCGCTCCGGCCACGCTCGAAATTCTCGCAGGCATCCCGCTCCGGCAGGTCGAAGAGCCGATGGAATTCATCACGCCGACCGGCGCGGCCCTGCTCGCCGAATTCGCCGAAGGCTTTGCCCCCATGCCGGCACTGGCCGTCACGCGGATCGGCTACGGCGTCGGCACCCGCGACACGCCGAAACGACCAAACGTCCTGCGGGCCGTGCTCGGTGAAACCGCCGAAGCTCCGGAGTCCGACACCGTCACCGAGATCGAGACAAATCTCGACGACCTCCCGCCGGAGCTGCTGGCCGCCGCCACCGAGCGCCTCCTCGAAGCGGGCGCACTGGATGTCTTCGTGGCCCCGATTTCCATGAAGAAGAATCGCCCCGCGTTCCGACTCACGGTGCTTGCCGTTCCGGAGCGCGCTGACGAATTCGCCCGACTGATCCTGCGTGAGACCAGCGCCTTCGGCGTGCGGATGCACGATTGCCGGCGCCTCAAGCTGCGGCGGGAAATTGCGCCGGTGGCGACCCCCTTCGGCCCGATCGACATCAAGCGCGGCTGGCTGGGCAACGAGCTCGTGCAGGCCGCGCCGGAGTTCGAATCCTGCCGCCGCGCGGCCGTGGCCGCCGGCGCAAGCGTGCGTGAAGTTTATCTCGCAGCGCAAGCCGCGGCCCGGGATTGA
- the bamA gene encoding outer membrane protein assembly factor BamA: MSLFARAQQAPLQGPIVKQIDVQYVGQESMSKDRVLANLATQVGQPYSEQAVEEDIRSLYSTGTLANVRMFGEPFQDGVKVTVLLQGRPIVSEVLIEGTQQISQARVRREVGVKPGVSLSEEKIEDDRRKILKLYQDRNYSDVDVQYKIEDLPDNKARVIYSITEGPKLVVSKITFIGNYSVKDKDLRKVMKTKVRDFLYYFNKSGRLTTTQLDEDKVALRLLYQNRGFADVQITDIATQEMPNRKDGVEVIVTIQEGVQYRVNKVTVEGANVVPADQILGLLSMREGSLFTPSAPLPGPPGSTPKQGGLVGDLKAIQTFYGQRGYIDARPTPQVTPAGQGAVDINYKIDEGVQSYVNLINIQGNSRTQDRVIRRELAIKPGEVYDTTLVDISKARLDNLQYFSNITISPSDTVVPGRKDLNVILEEKRTGSFNFGAGFSTIDSLIGFAELQQTNFDLMNWPNFTGGGQRFRIRLQYGLQRQDYVISLTEPWFLGYKLSAGVEGYYREANFLSAVYNQSNLGAAFNFRKPITNFLSADAEYRIEQIRIFDVDTDNVGQFIEDSAGTYTRSAITAGLVWDSRDDLRLTRRGEYVRLGGFLAGGFLGGTVQDTGITLDASKYILLPWDTILTFKGQIGVVDTWGGATNGGLGVPIFDRLYLGGANNMRGFDYRDVGPKDDDGNPIGGNTLAYGTIEYSFPIIERIRGSLFTDWGFVNGEAGDFSGDNVNADIGIGLRVELPIGPVRVDYGIPVIHDQYNGGTGKFNFNVGYQF, translated from the coding sequence GTGTCTCTTTTTGCTCGGGCGCAGCAGGCGCCGCTGCAGGGGCCGATCGTTAAGCAGATCGACGTCCAATACGTGGGCCAGGAGAGCATGTCGAAGGACCGCGTGCTCGCGAACCTCGCCACGCAGGTCGGCCAGCCCTACAGCGAACAGGCGGTCGAGGAAGACATTCGCAGCCTTTACTCGACGGGCACGCTGGCGAACGTCCGCATGTTCGGCGAACCGTTCCAGGACGGCGTCAAGGTCACGGTGCTCCTGCAGGGCCGTCCAATCGTCTCCGAAGTGCTCATCGAGGGCACCCAGCAGATCAGCCAGGCCCGGGTGCGTCGCGAGGTCGGCGTGAAGCCTGGCGTGAGCCTGAGCGAGGAAAAGATCGAGGATGACCGCCGCAAGATCCTCAAGCTCTATCAGGATCGCAACTACTCCGACGTCGACGTCCAATACAAGATCGAGGACCTCCCGGACAACAAGGCCCGCGTCATCTACTCGATCACGGAAGGGCCGAAGCTCGTCGTCAGCAAGATCACCTTCATCGGGAACTACAGCGTCAAGGACAAGGACCTGCGCAAGGTCATGAAGACGAAGGTGCGCGACTTCCTCTATTACTTCAACAAGAGCGGTCGCCTCACCACCACGCAGCTCGATGAGGACAAGGTCGCCCTGCGCCTGCTTTACCAGAACCGCGGTTTCGCCGATGTCCAGATTACGGACATTGCCACGCAGGAGATGCCGAACCGGAAGGACGGCGTCGAAGTGATCGTCACCATTCAGGAAGGCGTCCAATATCGCGTCAACAAGGTCACCGTCGAAGGCGCGAACGTGGTTCCCGCGGACCAGATTCTTGGCCTGCTTTCCATGCGCGAGGGGTCGCTCTTCACGCCGTCCGCGCCGCTGCCGGGGCCTCCCGGGTCCACGCCGAAACAGGGCGGCCTCGTTGGCGACCTCAAGGCCATCCAGACCTTCTACGGTCAGCGTGGTTACATCGATGCGCGGCCGACGCCGCAGGTCACGCCCGCCGGCCAGGGCGCGGTGGATATCAATTACAAGATCGACGAGGGCGTGCAGTCCTACGTGAATCTCATCAATATCCAGGGCAATTCCCGCACGCAGGACCGCGTGATTCGTCGCGAGCTCGCGATCAAGCCCGGCGAGGTCTACGACACGACGCTTGTCGACATCAGCAAGGCCCGCCTCGACAACCTGCAGTATTTCTCGAACATCACGATCAGTCCGTCGGACACCGTGGTGCCCGGCCGCAAGGATCTCAACGTGATCCTCGAGGAGAAGCGCACCGGTTCGTTCAACTTCGGTGCCGGCTTCAGCACGATCGACAGCCTGATCGGTTTTGCCGAACTCCAGCAGACGAACTTCGACCTGATGAACTGGCCGAACTTCACGGGCGGCGGTCAGCGCTTCCGCATCCGTCTGCAATACGGTCTCCAGCGCCAGGACTACGTGATCTCGCTCACGGAGCCCTGGTTCCTCGGCTACAAGCTCTCCGCTGGCGTGGAAGGCTACTACCGCGAGGCGAACTTCCTCTCGGCCGTCTATAACCAGTCCAACCTCGGTGCGGCCTTCAACTTCCGGAAGCCGATCACGAACTTCCTTTCGGCCGATGCCGAATACCGCATCGAGCAGATTCGCATCTTCGATGTCGATACCGACAACGTCGGGCAGTTCATCGAAGACTCCGCCGGCACCTACACGCGCAGCGCCATCACGGCCGGCCTTGTGTGGGACAGCCGTGACGACCTGCGCCTCACGCGGCGCGGCGAATACGTCCGCCTCGGCGGCTTCCTTGCGGGCGGCTTCCTTGGAGGAACCGTTCAGGATACCGGGATCACGCTCGATGCCTCGAAATACATCCTGCTCCCGTGGGACACGATCCTCACGTTCAAGGGGCAGATCGGCGTGGTCGACACCTGGGGCGGCGCCACGAACGGCGGCCTCGGCGTGCCGATCTTCGACCGTCTCTACCTCGGCGGCGCGAACAACATGCGCGGCTTCGACTACCGCGACGTCGGGCCGAAGGATGATGACGGCAACCCGATCGGCGGCAACACGCTCGCCTACGGCACGATCGAATACAGCTTCCCCATCATCGAGCGCATTCGCGGCTCCCTGTTCACCGACTGGGGCTTCGTGAATGGCGAGGCAGGGGACTTCTCCGGCGACAACGTGAATGCCGACATCGGCATCGGCCTGCGCGTGGAACTGCCCATCGGCCCCGTGCGCGTGGACTACGGTATCCCCGTCATCCACGACCAATACAACGGCGGCACCGGCAAATTTAATTTCAACGTCGGCTACCAATTTTGA
- the tuf gene encoding elongation factor Tu → MAKDTFKREKPHVNIGTIGHVDHGKTTLTAAITTVLAKTGGAVARKYEDIDNAPEEKERGITINTSHQEYETANRHYAHVDCPGHADYVKNMITGAAQMDGAILVVSAADGPMPQTREHILLSRQVGVPAMVVFLNKCDMVDDPELLELVEMEVRELLSSYEFPGDDIPIVKGSATKALAGDPEFEKAIVQLMEAVDEYIPLPERPVDQPFLMPIEDVFNIEGRGTVATGRVERGILKKMDEVELVGIRPTLKTTVTDIEMFRKLLDEARAGDNVGLLLRGTKKDDIERGMVIAKPGTIKPHKNFKAEIYVLSKEEGGRHTPFFSNYRPQFYFRTTDVTGSIKLPEGVEMVMPGDNVSIEVELITPIAMEKTIRFAIREGGRTVGAGRVSDIIA, encoded by the coding sequence ATGGCTAAAGACACCTTCAAACGCGAGAAACCCCACGTGAACATCGGCACGATCGGCCACGTGGATCACGGCAAGACCACCCTTACTGCTGCGATCACCACCGTGCTCGCGAAGACCGGCGGCGCAGTTGCCCGTAAATACGAGGACATCGACAACGCTCCCGAAGAAAAAGAGCGCGGCATCACGATCAACACCTCGCACCAGGAATACGAGACCGCCAATCGTCACTACGCTCACGTCGACTGCCCCGGCCACGCCGACTACGTCAAGAACATGATCACCGGCGCCGCCCAGATGGACGGTGCGATCCTCGTCGTCAGCGCTGCCGACGGCCCGATGCCCCAGACCCGTGAGCACATCCTGCTCTCCCGTCAGGTCGGCGTTCCCGCCATGGTCGTGTTCCTCAACAAGTGCGACATGGTCGACGATCCCGAGCTCCTTGAGCTCGTCGAGATGGAAGTTCGCGAACTCCTCTCCAGCTACGAATTCCCTGGCGACGACATTCCGATCGTCAAGGGCAGCGCCACGAAGGCCCTCGCTGGCGACCCTGAGTTCGAAAAGGCCATCGTCCAGCTCATGGAAGCCGTCGACGAATACATCCCGCTCCCCGAGCGCCCCGTCGATCAGCCCTTCCTCATGCCGATCGAAGACGTGTTCAACATTGAAGGTCGCGGCACCGTCGCCACCGGCCGTGTCGAGCGTGGCATCCTCAAGAAGATGGACGAAGTCGAACTCGTCGGCATCCGCCCGACCCTGAAGACGACCGTCACCGACATCGAAATGTTCCGCAAGCTCCTCGACGAGGCGCGCGCTGGTGACAACGTCGGTCTCCTCCTCCGCGGCACCAAGAAGGACGACATCGAGCGCGGCATGGTCATCGCCAAGCCGGGCACGATCAAGCCCCACAAGAACTTCAAGGCTGAGATCTACGTTCTCTCCAAGGAAGAAGGCGGCCGTCACACCCCGTTCTTCTCCAACTATCGTCCTCAGTTCTACTTCCGCACCACGGACGTGACCGGTTCCATCAAGCTCCCCGAGGGCGTGGAAATGGTGATGCCTGGTGACAACGTTTCGATCGAAGTCGAGCTCATCACGCCCATCGCCATGGAAAAGACCATCCGCTTCGCCATCCGCGAAGGTGGTCGCACCGTGGGTGCCGGTCGTGTGTCCGACATCATCGCCTGA
- the radC gene encoding DNA repair protein RadC translates to MRAARIREIPESDRPREKLTARGAASLTDAELIAIFLRTGTRDQSVINVASEVLAARGGLHALARATVQEIKNSAKGIGPAKAAELAAVFEVGKRLARGPGARLKLDSPQAVFDLLAPEFHALDRERLCVLLVNTRHRLIWTEVVSIGSLNESVAHPREILRPALIHSAYGFVLAHNHPSGDPSPSEADKRLTRRLREAADLLQLRFVDHVIIGAPDEGRPPYFSFKENSLL, encoded by the coding sequence ATGCGCGCGGCGAGAATCCGTGAAATTCCCGAATCGGACCGACCCCGCGAAAAATTGACCGCGCGAGGCGCCGCCAGCCTCACCGATGCCGAGCTCATCGCGATTTTTCTCCGCACCGGCACGCGGGACCAGAGCGTCATCAACGTCGCCAGTGAGGTGCTCGCGGCCCGAGGCGGCCTGCATGCCCTGGCCCGGGCGACCGTGCAGGAGATCAAAAATTCCGCCAAGGGGATCGGCCCGGCCAAGGCCGCGGAACTCGCCGCCGTCTTCGAGGTCGGCAAGCGCCTGGCGCGCGGCCCGGGGGCGCGATTGAAACTCGATTCGCCGCAGGCCGTTTTCGACCTGCTCGCGCCGGAGTTCCACGCGCTCGATCGGGAGCGGCTCTGCGTGCTGCTCGTCAATACCCGCCACCGGCTGATCTGGACCGAGGTCGTCTCGATCGGCTCGCTCAATGAAAGTGTCGCGCATCCGCGGGAAATTCTGCGGCCGGCTCTGATCCATTCTGCCTACGGATTCGTGCTCGCGCACAACCATCCCTCCGGCGATCCATCGCCGAGCGAGGCCGACAAGCGCCTCACCCGCCGACTCCGCGAAGCCGCCGATCTGCTCCAGCTCCGCTTTGTGGATCACGTGATCATCGGTGCGCCCGACGAGGGACGTCCGCCCTATTTCAGCTTCAAGGAGAACAGTCTGTTGTGA
- a CDS encoding ferritin family protein: MNVFGIRRAKRAFSELDERELLALAISQEEEDGRIYGAFAERFAESRPHSAAAFAEMRDEESGHRDRLFARYRARFGEHLPFLRRQDVKGGLSRRPIWLNRVLPVDRAWREVESMEREARRFYEAAAGRATDASTRELLDTLAAEEGNHAQRAAALEDELATSGAAAREDVDERRRFVLQIIQPGLAGLMDGSVSTLAPVFAAAFATKDSWDAFIVGMAASIGAGISMGFAEALSDDGALSGRGQPYLRGTVCGLMTTAGGIGHTLPFLVADFRLAMGIAFGVVLVELGVIAWIRHRYMDTPLLPTILQVVLGGALVFLAGVLIGNA; this comes from the coding sequence ATGAACGTTTTCGGGATTCGCCGGGCGAAGCGGGCCTTTTCCGAGCTGGACGAGCGGGAGTTGCTCGCGCTGGCGATTTCGCAGGAGGAAGAGGATGGGCGCATCTATGGCGCGTTTGCCGAGCGGTTCGCGGAGAGTCGACCGCACTCGGCGGCGGCATTTGCGGAAATGCGCGACGAGGAATCCGGCCATCGGGATCGGTTGTTCGCGCGCTACCGAGCCCGGTTCGGCGAGCACCTGCCTTTTCTGCGCCGGCAGGACGTGAAGGGCGGATTGTCGCGCCGCCCGATCTGGTTGAATCGCGTGCTGCCGGTCGATCGGGCATGGCGCGAGGTGGAGTCGATGGAGCGCGAGGCGCGCCGATTTTACGAGGCTGCCGCGGGGCGGGCGACGGATGCCTCGACGCGCGAGCTGCTCGACACGCTGGCGGCGGAAGAGGGGAACCACGCGCAACGGGCCGCGGCGCTCGAGGACGAGCTGGCGACATCCGGCGCGGCGGCGCGGGAGGATGTGGACGAGCGGCGGCGGTTCGTGTTGCAGATCATTCAGCCGGGGCTCGCGGGTTTGATGGATGGCTCGGTGTCGACGCTGGCCCCGGTCTTTGCCGCGGCTTTCGCGACCAAGGATAGCTGGGATGCATTCATCGTGGGCATGGCGGCGTCGATTGGCGCGGGGATCAGCATGGGATTTGCCGAGGCACTGTCGGACGACGGGGCGTTGAGCGGGCGTGGGCAGCCGTATTTGCGCGGCACCGTTTGCGGATTGATGACGACCGCGGGCGGCATCGGGCACACGCTGCCGTTCCTCGTGGCCGATTTTCGGCTTGCCATGGGGATCGCCTTCGGTGTCGTGCTCGTGGAGCTCGGCGTGATCGCCTGGATCCGGCATCGTTACATGGATACGCCGTTGCTCCCGACGATTTTGCAGGTCGTTCTCGGTGGGGCGCTGGTGTTCCTTGCGGGTGTGCTGATCGGCAATGCGTAG
- a CDS encoding preprotein translocase subunit SecE — MFGKLGRFTSEVRGELAKASWPWDPNEKGFKRYKELWDSTVVVLIAMLIVGGYIAFFDVVLIQIVNFLTKA, encoded by the coding sequence ATGTTTGGAAAACTAGGACGATTCACTTCCGAGGTCCGCGGCGAACTTGCCAAGGCCTCCTGGCCCTGGGACCCGAACGAAAAAGGGTTCAAGCGCTATAAGGAATTGTGGGATTCCACCGTCGTCGTGCTCATCGCGATGCTCATCGTCGGTGGTTACATCGCGTTCTTCGACGTCGTCCTCATTCAGATCGTCAATTTCCTGACGAAGGCCTAA
- the pdxH gene encoding pyridoxamine 5'-phosphate oxidase: MEAMRRDYAAGELRRADLAADPLGQFEQWFREAVETEGVIEANAMTLATVDATGRPHARIVLLKDCDARGFRFFTNYESDKGVEIAANAEVALLFHWAPLERQVRIEGGAEKVSRDESDAYFQVRPLASRLGAWASPQSRVIASRAELEADYAATERRFADGMVPRPPQWGGYLVRPVAIEFWQGRRSRLHDRFRYTRGAGGGWAIHRLAP, encoded by the coding sequence ATGGAAGCGATGCGCCGGGACTATGCGGCGGGAGAATTGCGACGGGCGGATCTTGCGGCCGACCCGCTCGGGCAGTTCGAGCAATGGTTTCGGGAAGCGGTGGAAACCGAGGGGGTGATCGAGGCGAACGCGATGACGCTGGCGACGGTCGATGCGACGGGGCGACCGCACGCGCGCATCGTGCTGCTGAAGGATTGTGACGCGCGGGGCTTTCGCTTTTTCACGAACTACGAAAGCGACAAGGGCGTGGAGATCGCGGCGAACGCGGAGGTGGCGCTGTTGTTCCATTGGGCGCCGCTCGAGCGGCAGGTGCGCATCGAAGGCGGCGCGGAAAAAGTCTCGCGCGACGAGTCGGACGCCTATTTCCAGGTGCGCCCGCTGGCGAGCCGTCTGGGTGCATGGGCCTCGCCGCAGAGCCGGGTGATTGCGTCGCGGGCCGAACTGGAGGCGGACTACGCGGCGACGGAACGACGTTTCGCGGACGGGATGGTGCCACGGCCGCCGCAGTGGGGCGGCTATCTCGTGCGGCCCGTGGCAATCGAGTTCTGGCAGGGGCGGAGGAGTCGCCTGCACGACCGCTTTCGCTATACGCGTGGCGCGGGGGGCGGCTGGGCCATCCACCGTCTCGCGCCATGA